One stretch of Sebastes umbrosus isolate fSebUmb1 chromosome 5, fSebUmb1.pri, whole genome shotgun sequence DNA includes these proteins:
- the LOC119488490 gene encoding LOW QUALITY PROTEIN: uncharacterized protein LOC119488490 (The sequence of the model RefSeq protein was modified relative to this genomic sequence to represent the inferred CDS: inserted 1 base in 1 codon): MDSIFSVLGSYVDWDVKSLLLFTAVFIITADMIKNRRPDNFPPGPRAFPIFGNIFTMDYSRNHEFLTQLSEKFGDVYSMRMGQAWVVVLNKFEVLKEALVNQKDSLRDRPLLPLTLDITNGLGVLLTNGSIWKQQRRFALSTLRNFGLGKNSLEPVISEEFTYCAEDIRSYKGKPFNPHLVIHKAVANITSSLVFGHRFDYNNEKFIKLMRWFGESLYILGTVWAQLYNAFPLLMRRLPGPHQTVQHMLNFAKDFIREEVKEHKQNWDPSDQRDYIDCFLNEIQMGKVPADYAFDEENLVICVMDLFMAGSETTSTTLRWAFLYMAKYPEIQEKVQAEIDSVIGQSRQPSMQDRASLPYTDAVIHEVQRMGNIVPLSLLHATNRDIQLGGYTIPKVSXSYIIFTSHTRPRSTFMNYYYSNHQGVVIIPNLTSALFDKNEWETPDTFNPGHFLNKEGKFVKPAAFIPFSAGKRQCLGESLAKMELFLFFTSLLQNFTFSMPAGVKPAMDFRFGVIRAPLPYEICATSRRRGELKLCREEDTCAGVRVSVINSEDNTKPELGSLQISKCIQRQQVVTMDRLSGVSVSSVWLCLDGRSLLLFTLVLLVTAEYLRSRRPSSFPPGPRPLPLVGNMFSLDFNNVHGDMTKLAEKYGNVYSLKMGPSWTVVLNGLGTLQEGLTKGDLLVDRPELPLHTDVLPSLGIIFANGHMWKQQRQFALFTLKYFGVGKKSLESSILDEFIYLSKEVADHKGKPFSPHLMMNNATSNIISSLVFGHRFEYGDEKFLKMMKLFDKGAQLEASIWAQLYNAFPVLMRRLPGPHRTLQKIYGEIMDLIKTEINKHKEDWNPSEPRDFIDCYLNEIQKHQDKKDDEADAGFHENNLAMCSYDLFGAGTETTSITLRWALLFMAKYADIQEKVQAEIDRVIGRSRQPSMQDRASLPYTDAVIHEIQRMGNIVPLSVPHVTNRDIQLGGYTIPKGVTVIPNLTSVHFDKNEWETPDTFNPGHFLNEEGKFVKRAAFIPFSAGKRVCLGENLARMELFLLFTSFMQRFTFSMPPGVEAVMKPRFGLILSPNPYEICATSREE, encoded by the exons ATGGATTCAATCTTTTCGGTATTGGGATCTTATGTTGACTGGGATGTCAAAAGTCTGCTGCTCTTCACTGCAGTTTTCATCATCACTGCAGATATGATTAAGAACCGTCGACCAGACAACTTCCCTCCAGGACCCCGGGCATTCCCTATCTTTGGCAACATATTCACTATGGATTACAGCAGGAACCATGAATTTTTGACACAG TTATCAGAGAAATTTGGAGATGTGTACAGCATGCGAATGGGCCAGGCATGGGTCGTGGTGTTGAACAAGTTCGAGGTTCTGAAAGAAGCTCTGGTAAATCAGAAAGACAGCCTGAGGGACCGTCCACTGCTCCCTCTGACGCTGGACATAACCAATGGACTAG GGGTACTTCTCACTAATGGGAGCATATGGAAGCAGCAGAGGCGTTTTGCACTTTCAACCCTCAGGAATTTTGGACTTGGCAAGAACTCACTTGAACCCGTCATCTCTGAGGAATTTACATATTGTGCAGAAGACATCAGAAGCTATAAAG GTAAGCCATTCAATCCACACCTCGTGATCCACAAAGCTGTCGCCAACATCACCAGCTCCCTGGTTTTCGGTCATCGCTTTGACTACAATAATGAGAAGTTCATAAAACTGATGAGGTGGTTTGGTGAATCTCTCTATATTCTAGGCACCGTTTGGGCTCAG CTTTACAACGCGTTCCCTCTGCTGATGAGACGTTTGCCAGGGCCACATCAGACAGTCCAGCACATGTTGAACTTTGCAAAGGACTTCATAAGAGAAGAGGTTAAAGAGCACAAACAGAACTGGGATCCCTCAGACCAAAGAGACTACATCGACTGCTTCCTGAATGAGATTCAGATG GGTAAGGTACCGGCTGATTATGCTTTTGATGAGGAAAACCTGGTTATCTGTGTCATGGATCTGTTTATGGCTGGCTCTGAGACCACATCCACCACCCTGCGCTGGGCGTTCCTCTACATGGCAAAGTACCCTGAAATTCAGG AAAAGGTCCAGGCTGAGATAGACAGCGTGATTGGACAGTCCAGACAGCCGTCCATGCAAGATCGTGCAAGCCTGCCCTACACTGACGCTGTCATACACGAGGTCCAGAGGATGGGCAACATAGTTCCTCTCAGCCTGCTTCATGCTACCAACAGGGACATCCAGCTGGGTGGCTACACAATCCCAAAGGTCA TCTCATACATAATTTTTACATCACATACACGACCACGCTCCACCTTTATGAATTATTACTATTCTAATCACCAGGGAGTTGTAATAATCCCCAATCTGACCTCGGCGCTGTTCGACAAGAATGAGTGGGAGACGCCCGACACCTTTAATCCAGGACACTTTCTGAACAAGGAGGGCAAGTTTGTGAAGCCAGCTGCTTTCATCCCGTTCTCTGCTG GTAAGCGGCAGTGTCTCGGGGAGAGTCTGGCCAAGATGgagctcttcctcttctttaccTCCTTACTGCAGAACTTCACCTTCTCCATGCCTGCTGGGGTGAAGCCTGCGATGGATTTTCGCTTTGGCGTCATTCGGGCACCGCTTCCATATGAAATCTGCGCAACGTCACGC AGAAGAGGTGAACTCAAGTTATGCAGAGAGGAAGACACCTGTGCAGGTGTGCGTGTCTCTGTGATAAACTCTGAAGATAATACTAAACCAGAATTAGGATCATTGCAGATTTCGAAGTGTATCCAGAGGCAGCAGGTTGTGACGATGGACCGACTCTCTGGTGTGTCTGTGTCCTCAGTGTGGTTGTGTCTGGACGGCCGCAGTCTGCTCCTCTTCACCCTGGTGCTCCTGGTGACTGCAGAGTATCTGAGGAGCCGTCGACCCAGCAGCTTTCCTCCAGGACCTCGACCTCTTCCTCTAGTGGGCAACATGTTCTCTCTGGATTTCAACAACGTCCACGGAGACATGACTAAG TTAGCAGAGAAGTACGGGAACGTGTACAGCCTGAAAATGGGTCCCTCGTGGACGGTGGTGCTGAATGGACTCGGCACACTGCAAGAGGGTCTCACCAAAGGAGACCTCCTTGTCGACCGACCAGAACTTCCACTCCACACTGATGTGCTCCCCAGTCTGG GTATTATTTTTGCTAATGGACATATGTGGAAACAGCAGAGACAATTTGCCCTCTTTACTCTCAAATACTTTGGCGTTGGCAAGAAATCCCTTGAATCTTCAATACTggatgaatttatttatttgtccaaAGAAGTCGCTGATCATAAAG GCAAACCCTTCAGTCCACATTTAATGATGAACAACGCCACCTCCAACATCATCAGCTCCctggtttttggtcatcgctTTGAGTACGGTGATGAGAAGTTTCTGAAAATGATGAAGTTGTTTGACAAAGGGGCCCAGCTTGAAGCCTCCATTTGggcacag CTGTACAACGCATTTCCTGTGCTGATGAGGCGTCTGCCGGGGCCACACCGCACTCTTCAAAAGATTTATGGTGAAATAATGGActtgataaaaacagaaatcaatAAGCACAAGGAAGACTGGAACCCCTCTGAGCCCAGGGACTTCATCGACTGTTACCTGAATGAGATTCAGAAG CATCAGGACAAGAAGGACGATGAAGCAGATGCCGGTTTTCATGAGAACAATTTGGCAATGTGTTCGTATGATCTGTTTGGGGCTGGCACTGAGACCACATCCATCACCCTGCGCTGGGCTTTGCTCTTCATGGCAAAGTACGCCGACATTCAGG AAAAGGTCCAGGCTGAGATAGACAGAGTGATTGGACGGTCCAGACAGCCGTCCATGCAAGATCGTGCAAGCCTGCCCTACACTGACGCTGTCATCCACGAGATCCAGAGGATGGGCAACATAGTTCCTCTCAGCGTGCCTCATGTTACCAACAGGGACATCCAGCTGGGAGGCTACACAATCCCAAAG GGAGTTACAGTAATCCCCAATCTGACCTCGGTGCATTTCGACAAGAATGAGTGGGAGACGCCCGACACCTTTAACCCAGGACACTTTCTGAACGAGGAGGGCAAGTTTGTGAAGCGAGCTGCTTTTATCCCGTTCTCTGCAG GTAAGCGGGTGTGTCTCGGGGAGAACCTGGCCAGGATGgagctcttcctcctcttcacctccttcaTGCAGCGCTTCACCTTCTCCATGCCTCCGGGTGTGGAGGCTGTGATGAAGCCCCGTTTTGGTCTCATCCTTTCACCCAACCCCTATGAAATCTGTGCCACTTCACGTGAAGAGTGA
- the LOC119488125 gene encoding cytochrome P450 2J6-like isoform X1, whose amino-acid sequence MDSIFSVFGSYVDWDVKSLLLFTAVFILTADFIKNRRPDSFPPGPRAFPIVGNIFTLDYNRTHESVTQLAGIYGDVYSLRMGQTWIVVLNGFEVLKEVLVNQGDSVADRPYQALIQDISHEQGLVFSSGNGWKQQRRFALTTLKYFGFGKKSLELVILEEFTYCAKDFRSYKGKPFNPHLIISNAVSNIICSLVFGHRFDYSDEKFMKLMKWFGEALEKQVSIWAQLYNAFPLLMRRLPGPHQTVKHIWNNTKDFIRAEVKEHKQNWDPSDRRDYIDCYLNEIQMSKEQADHTFDEENMVMCVLDLFVAGSETTSTTLRWAFLYMAKYPEIQEKVQAEIDRVIGQSREPSMEDRANLPYTDAVIHEVQRMGNIVPLSLPHVTNRDVQLGGYTIPKGVAIIPNLTSVLYDKNEWETPDTFNPGHFLNEEGKFVKPAAFIPFSAGKRQCPGENLAKMELFLFFTSLLQHFTFSMPAGVKPVMDYHFGITLTPLQYEICATSR is encoded by the exons ATGGATTCAATCTTTTCAGTATTTGGATCTTATGTTGACTGGGATGTCAAAAGTCTGCTGCTCTTCACTGCAGTTTTCATCCTCACTGCAGATTTTATTAAGAACCGTCGGCCAGACAGCTTCCCTCCAGGACCCCGGGCATTTCCTATTGTGGGCAACATATTCACTTTGGATTACAACAGGACCCATGAGAGTGTAACACAG TTAGCCGGGATATATGGAGATGTGTACAGCCTACGAATGGGCCAGACATGGATCGTGGTGTTAAACGGGTTCGAGGTTCTTAAAGAAGTTCTGGTAAATCAGGGAGACAGTGTAGCGGACCGCCCATATCAAGCTCTGATACAGGACATATCCCATGAGCAAG GTTTAGTTTTCAGTAGTGGGAACGGATGGAAGCAGCAGAGGCGTTTTGCACTTACAACCCTCAAATATTTTGGATTTGGCAAGAAATCCCTTGAACTCGTCATCTTGGAAGAATTTACATATTGTGCAAAAGACTTCAGAAGCTATAAAG GTAAGCCATTCAATCCACACCTCATCATCAGCAACGCTGTCTCCAACATCATCTGCTCCCTGGTGTTTGGTCATCGCTTTGACTACAGTGATGAGAAGTTCATGAAACTGATGAAGTGGTTTGGCGAAGCTCTCGAAAAGCAAGTCTCCATTTGGGCCCAG CTTTACAACGCGTTCCCTCTGCTGATGAGACGTTTGCCAGGGCCCCATCAGACAGTCAAGCACATCTGGAACAATACAAAGGACTTCATAAGAGCAGAGGTTAAGGAGCACAAACAGAACTGGGATCCCTCAGACCGAAGAGACTACATCGACTGCTACCTGAATGAGATTCAGATG AGTAAGGAGCAGGCTGACCATACTTTTGATGAGGAAAACATGGTTATGTGTGTCTTGGATCTGTTTGTGGCTGGCTCTGAGACCACATCCACCACCCTGCGCTGGGCTTTCCTCTACATGGCAAAGTACCCTGAGATCCAGG AAAAAGTCCAGGCTGAGATAGACAGAGTGATTGGACAGTCCAGAGAGCCGTCCATGGAAGATCGTGCAAACCTGCCCTACACTGACGCCGTCATACACGAGGTCCAGAGGATGGGCAACATAGTTCCTCTCAGCCTGCCTCATGTTACCAACAGAGACGTCCAGCTGGGAGGCTACACAATCCCAAAG GGAGTTGCAATAATCCCCAATCTGACCTCGGTGCTGTATGACAAAAATGAGTGGGAGACGCCCGACACCTTTAACCCAGGACACTTTCTGAACGAGGAGGGCAAGTTTGTGAAGCCAGCTGCTTTCATCCCGTTCTCTGCtg GTAAGCGGCAGTGTCCCGGGGAGAACCTGGCCAAGATGGAgcttttcctcttcttcacctccCTATTGCAGCACTTCACCTTCTCCATGCCTGCTGGGGTGAAGCCTGTTATGGACTATCACTTTGGCATCACTCTGACACCTCTTCAATATGAAATCTGCGCAACCTCACGCTAA
- the LOC119488125 gene encoding cytochrome P450 2J6-like isoform X2, with the protein MDSIFSVFGSYVDWDVKSLLLFTAVFILTADFIKNRRPDSFPPGPRAFPIVGNIFTLDYNRTHESLAGIYGDVYSLRMGQTWIVVLNGFEVLKEVLVNQGDSVADRPYQALIQDISHEQGLVFSSGNGWKQQRRFALTTLKYFGFGKKSLELVILEEFTYCAKDFRSYKGKPFNPHLIISNAVSNIICSLVFGHRFDYSDEKFMKLMKWFGEALEKQVSIWAQLYNAFPLLMRRLPGPHQTVKHIWNNTKDFIRAEVKEHKQNWDPSDRRDYIDCYLNEIQMSKEQADHTFDEENMVMCVLDLFVAGSETTSTTLRWAFLYMAKYPEIQEKVQAEIDRVIGQSREPSMEDRANLPYTDAVIHEVQRMGNIVPLSLPHVTNRDVQLGGYTIPKGVAIIPNLTSVLYDKNEWETPDTFNPGHFLNEEGKFVKPAAFIPFSAGKRQCPGENLAKMELFLFFTSLLQHFTFSMPAGVKPVMDYHFGITLTPLQYEICATSR; encoded by the exons ATGGATTCAATCTTTTCAGTATTTGGATCTTATGTTGACTGGGATGTCAAAAGTCTGCTGCTCTTCACTGCAGTTTTCATCCTCACTGCAGATTTTATTAAGAACCGTCGGCCAGACAGCTTCCCTCCAGGACCCCGGGCATTTCCTATTGTGGGCAACATATTCACTTTGGATTACAACAGGACCCATGAGAGT TTAGCCGGGATATATGGAGATGTGTACAGCCTACGAATGGGCCAGACATGGATCGTGGTGTTAAACGGGTTCGAGGTTCTTAAAGAAGTTCTGGTAAATCAGGGAGACAGTGTAGCGGACCGCCCATATCAAGCTCTGATACAGGACATATCCCATGAGCAAG GTTTAGTTTTCAGTAGTGGGAACGGATGGAAGCAGCAGAGGCGTTTTGCACTTACAACCCTCAAATATTTTGGATTTGGCAAGAAATCCCTTGAACTCGTCATCTTGGAAGAATTTACATATTGTGCAAAAGACTTCAGAAGCTATAAAG GTAAGCCATTCAATCCACACCTCATCATCAGCAACGCTGTCTCCAACATCATCTGCTCCCTGGTGTTTGGTCATCGCTTTGACTACAGTGATGAGAAGTTCATGAAACTGATGAAGTGGTTTGGCGAAGCTCTCGAAAAGCAAGTCTCCATTTGGGCCCAG CTTTACAACGCGTTCCCTCTGCTGATGAGACGTTTGCCAGGGCCCCATCAGACAGTCAAGCACATCTGGAACAATACAAAGGACTTCATAAGAGCAGAGGTTAAGGAGCACAAACAGAACTGGGATCCCTCAGACCGAAGAGACTACATCGACTGCTACCTGAATGAGATTCAGATG AGTAAGGAGCAGGCTGACCATACTTTTGATGAGGAAAACATGGTTATGTGTGTCTTGGATCTGTTTGTGGCTGGCTCTGAGACCACATCCACCACCCTGCGCTGGGCTTTCCTCTACATGGCAAAGTACCCTGAGATCCAGG AAAAAGTCCAGGCTGAGATAGACAGAGTGATTGGACAGTCCAGAGAGCCGTCCATGGAAGATCGTGCAAACCTGCCCTACACTGACGCCGTCATACACGAGGTCCAGAGGATGGGCAACATAGTTCCTCTCAGCCTGCCTCATGTTACCAACAGAGACGTCCAGCTGGGAGGCTACACAATCCCAAAG GGAGTTGCAATAATCCCCAATCTGACCTCGGTGCTGTATGACAAAAATGAGTGGGAGACGCCCGACACCTTTAACCCAGGACACTTTCTGAACGAGGAGGGCAAGTTTGTGAAGCCAGCTGCTTTCATCCCGTTCTCTGCtg GTAAGCGGCAGTGTCCCGGGGAGAACCTGGCCAAGATGGAgcttttcctcttcttcacctccCTATTGCAGCACTTCACCTTCTCCATGCCTGCTGGGGTGAAGCCTGTTATGGACTATCACTTTGGCATCACTCTGACACCTCTTCAATATGAAATCTGCGCAACCTCACGCTAA